One Synechococcus sp. JA-2-3B'a(2-13) genomic window carries:
- the psb28 gene encoding photosystem II reaction center protein Psb28: MASIEFSPGIQEVPTQVRVLKSKTGNRGSAIFRFEDLKSDTQNILGMRMIDEEGELTTRNIRAKFLNGEFKALEVTYDMETEAEWDRFLRFMERFSAANQMGMA; encoded by the coding sequence ATGGCCAGTATCGAGTTCTCCCCCGGCATCCAAGAGGTGCCCACCCAGGTGCGAGTGCTGAAATCCAAGACCGGCAACCGGGGATCCGCGATTTTCCGCTTCGAGGATCTAAAATCCGATACGCAAAACATCCTCGGCATGCGGATGATCGATGAGGAAGGGGAGCTGACCACCCGCAACATCAGGGCCAAGTTCCTGAACGGGGAATTCAAAGCCCTGGAAGTGACCTACGACATGGAAACCGAGGCAGAGTGGGATCGCTTCCTGCGCTTTATGGAACGCTTTTCAGCGGCCAACCAGATGGGCATGGCCTAG
- the gatA gene encoding Asp-tRNA(Asn)/Glu-tRNA(Gln) amidotransferase subunit GatA — protein MSVIRALHRQLVTKERSAEEIAREYLERLAQLEPQLKSFITVTEELALQQARAVDARIRAGEAIGPLAGIPLAVKDNLCTQGIRTTCASRMLEGFIPPYESTVTARLAAAGMVTVGKTNLDEFAMGSSTENSAFQRTANPWDLTRVPGGSSGGSAAAVAADQAVVALGSDTGGSIRQPAAFCGVVGLKPTYGLVSRYGLVAFASSLDQVGPFGRTVEDVALLLQGIAGHDPMDSTSLKVDIPDYSQALIPDIKGFKIGVIRDLLGEGCGEETRAAVQAAIQHLQELGAEILEIDCPSFRYGLATYYIIAPSEASANLARYDGVKYGLREPADSLLSMYGKTRAHGFGPEVKRRIMIGTYALSSGYYDAYYLKAQKVRTLIKQDFLKAFEKVDVLVSPTTPTPAFKLGEREDPLSMYLCDLMTIPVNLAGLPGLSLPCGFADGLPIGLQIVGNALQESKVLRVAYAYEQSTDWHKRRPPLGQPSVKEGQGSDPGQPQAKRRSGKRSKKSKS, from the coding sequence ATGTCTGTCATCCGTGCCCTCCACAGGCAGTTGGTAACCAAAGAGCGCTCTGCCGAAGAGATCGCCCGCGAGTACCTGGAGCGCCTGGCCCAACTGGAGCCGCAGCTCAAGAGCTTTATTACTGTGACCGAGGAACTGGCTCTGCAACAGGCCAGGGCGGTGGACGCCCGCATTCGGGCCGGGGAGGCGATCGGCCCTTTGGCCGGGATCCCGCTTGCCGTGAAAGACAACCTCTGCACCCAAGGGATCCGCACCACCTGCGCTTCCCGGATGCTGGAGGGGTTCATTCCCCCCTATGAATCAACGGTGACGGCGCGGCTGGCGGCTGCGGGCATGGTGACGGTGGGCAAGACCAACCTAGACGAGTTTGCCATGGGCAGCTCCACGGAAAACTCCGCCTTTCAGCGCACCGCCAATCCCTGGGATCTGACGCGGGTGCCAGGGGGATCCTCTGGGGGATCGGCGGCGGCGGTGGCTGCCGACCAAGCGGTGGTGGCCCTGGGCTCAGATACGGGGGGATCCATCCGCCAACCGGCAGCTTTTTGCGGGGTGGTGGGCCTCAAGCCCACCTACGGGCTGGTGTCTCGCTACGGGCTGGTGGCCTTTGCTTCGTCTTTGGATCAGGTGGGGCCGTTTGGGCGCACGGTGGAGGATGTGGCCTTGCTGCTGCAGGGGATCGCCGGCCATGACCCGATGGACTCCACCAGCCTGAAGGTGGATATCCCGGACTATAGCCAGGCTCTGATCCCGGACATCAAGGGGTTCAAAATCGGGGTGATCCGCGACTTGCTGGGGGAAGGATGTGGGGAGGAGACCCGCGCTGCCGTGCAAGCGGCCATTCAACATCTGCAGGAACTGGGGGCCGAGATCCTGGAGATCGACTGCCCCAGTTTTCGCTATGGCCTAGCCACCTATTACATCATCGCCCCTTCGGAAGCCTCTGCCAATTTGGCCCGCTACGACGGGGTGAAATACGGCCTGCGGGAACCTGCCGACTCGCTGCTGTCGATGTATGGCAAGACCCGCGCCCACGGCTTTGGGCCAGAAGTCAAGCGGCGCATCATGATCGGCACCTATGCCCTCTCCTCGGGGTACTACGACGCCTACTACCTCAAGGCTCAGAAGGTGCGCACCCTCATCAAGCAGGACTTCCTCAAGGCTTTCGAGAAGGTGGATGTGCTGGTCAGCCCCACCACCCCCACCCCAGCCTTCAAGCTCGGCGAGCGGGAGGATCCCCTCAGCATGTACCTCTGCGACCTGATGACGATCCCGGTGAACCTGGCGGGCTTGCCGGGGCTGAGCCTGCCCTGCGGGTTTGCCGATGGCCTGCCCATTGGCCTGCAAATTGTGGGCAATGCCCTACAGGAGAGCAAGGTGCTGCGGGTGGCCTATGCCTATGAGCAAAGCACCGACTGGCACAAGCGACGGCCGCCGCTGGGGCAGCCCTCAGTTAAAGAGGGCCAGGGATCCGATCCCGGCCAACCTCAAGCCAAGCGCAGATCCGGCAAAAGGAGCAAAAAATCCAAAAGCTGA
- a CDS encoding glycerate kinase family protein, with the protein MLDAGFQAKGSQFSSPPRRILVCPDSFKGSLTATAAAEHIAHGIQQVLPEVEVERLPLADGGEGTLEVLLPTLGGEKKGLWVTGPLGDPVWAEYGVAGELALLELAQVAGLTLVPPERRDPTRTTTYGLGELLRAVCRDPIAEIWIGLGGSATVDGGAGMAQALGYRLLDGAGDPIGWGGGELARLQRIESPEQPVWQGKRVRGLCDVQNPLTGPWGAAAVFAPQKGATPSQVQQLEQALQQWAQVVERDLGQAVAGIPGAGAAGGLGAGLVAFLGATLESGIQLLARQLALPERIRRCHLVVTGEGCLDEQSTMGKVVGAVLEQAIQAQKPLLILCGQVTPAARAGLAAQPLPLRVGALCDRIPDVAEAQRQAGHHLEQMTAQELRDFLEQDAGIGRL; encoded by the coding sequence ATGCTGGATGCGGGTTTCCAGGCAAAGGGATCCCAGTTCAGCAGCCCACCGCGGCGGATTTTGGTTTGCCCGGATAGTTTTAAGGGATCCCTAACAGCCACGGCGGCGGCAGAGCACATAGCCCATGGGATCCAACAGGTGCTGCCGGAAGTCGAGGTGGAGCGGCTCCCCTTGGCCGATGGGGGAGAGGGCACCCTAGAGGTATTGCTGCCGACGCTGGGGGGAGAGAAGAAGGGCCTATGGGTCACCGGCCCCCTGGGGGATCCCGTCTGGGCGGAGTACGGGGTGGCAGGAGAGCTGGCCCTGTTGGAGCTGGCCCAGGTGGCCGGCCTGACCTTGGTGCCACCGGAGCGGCGGGATCCCACCCGCACCACCACTTATGGCCTGGGAGAGCTGTTGCGGGCCGTCTGCCGCGATCCCATCGCTGAGATCTGGATAGGTCTGGGGGGATCCGCCACCGTGGATGGAGGGGCGGGCATGGCGCAGGCCTTAGGCTATCGCCTGTTGGATGGAGCTGGGGATCCCATCGGCTGGGGCGGGGGAGAGCTGGCCCGTTTGCAGCGCATTGAGTCCCCTGAACAGCCTGTCTGGCAGGGGAAACGGGTCCGCGGCCTGTGCGATGTGCAGAATCCCCTCACCGGCCCGTGGGGAGCCGCCGCCGTCTTTGCCCCCCAGAAGGGCGCCACCCCTTCCCAGGTGCAGCAGTTGGAGCAGGCGCTGCAGCAGTGGGCTCAAGTGGTGGAGCGAGATTTGGGCCAGGCCGTGGCCGGGATCCCGGGGGCCGGAGCCGCAGGTGGCTTAGGAGCAGGTCTGGTGGCTTTTTTGGGGGCCACTCTGGAGTCCGGGATCCAGCTCTTGGCGCGGCAATTGGCCCTGCCGGAGCGCATCCGCCGCTGCCATCTGGTCGTCACCGGAGAGGGCTGCCTCGACGAACAAAGCACGATGGGAAAGGTGGTGGGGGCCGTGCTGGAGCAGGCTATCCAAGCCCAAAAACCCCTGCTCATCCTCTGTGGCCAGGTGACTCCGGCAGCGCGCGCTGGGTTGGCAGCCCAGCCTCTTCCCCTTCGGGTTGGCGCCCTGTGCGACCGGATCCCCGATGTGGCAGAAGCCCAACGGCAGGCCGGCCATCACCTGGAGCAGATGACGGCCCAGGAGCTGAGAGATTTTCTGGAGCAGGATGCGGGGATTGGCCGGTTATAA
- a CDS encoding DUF760 domain-containing protein: MASPLNFIPGFEAVQTPSPDNRLWQYLQSQDPSVFQDIARNSSPEVLEILGHNIRSLVGSLPSDQFGVQIITNRESLAKMLSGAMMGGYFLRVMEQRLALEQSLGSASQPASADQPSPAEEEG, from the coding sequence ATGGCGAGCCCGTTGAACTTCATCCCTGGTTTTGAGGCAGTGCAAACTCCGAGCCCCGACAACCGGCTCTGGCAATACCTGCAATCTCAGGATCCCAGCGTCTTTCAGGATATTGCCCGCAATTCTTCCCCAGAAGTGCTGGAGATCTTGGGCCACAACATCCGCAGCTTGGTGGGGAGCTTGCCCTCCGATCAATTCGGGGTTCAGATCATCACCAACCGCGAGAGCTTGGCCAAAATGCTCTCCGGCGCGATGATGGGCGGCTATTTCCTGCGGGTCATGGAGCAGCGCCTAGCCCTGGAGCAATCTTTGGGCAGTGCCTCCCAGCCTGCCAGCGCGGATCAGCCTTCGCCAGCAGAGGAGGAGGGCTAG